A genomic segment from Tuwongella immobilis encodes:
- a CDS encoding BlaI/MecI/CopY family transcriptional regulator produces the protein MTWFRPGDRIEQPNQGGFVEQLPTPTARELEILKVLWEVGPCSVREVHQRLQPADGETLAPNTVQTLIRIMETKGLVSHTVEGRTFIYRAEFTREESTTRFVNRVFDGAASQLVMTLLQNEQLSAGELEQMQRLIDEARRRRLGS, from the coding sequence GTGACATGGTTCCGGCCAGGTGACCGAATCGAGCAGCCCAACCAAGGGGGCTTTGTGGAACAACTACCCACACCGACAGCACGCGAATTGGAAATTCTCAAAGTTCTTTGGGAGGTTGGCCCATGTAGCGTGCGGGAAGTGCATCAGCGATTGCAGCCAGCGGATGGCGAGACGTTGGCACCGAACACCGTGCAGACGTTAATCCGCATCATGGAAACCAAGGGATTGGTCAGCCACACGGTGGAAGGGCGGACGTTCATCTACCGGGCGGAATTCACCCGTGAGGAAAGCACGACCCGGTTCGTGAATCGCGTGTTTGACGGGGCGGCATCCCAACTGGTGATGACGTTGCTGCAAAACGAGCAACTTTCCGCCGGCGAATTAGAGCAGATGCAACGATTGATCGATGAAGCGCGTCGGCGTCGTCTGGGTTCGTAA